A genomic window from Streptomyces sp. NBC_00234 includes:
- a CDS encoding NUDIX hydrolase yields MTMPDEKLPLRLSARVVLLDDADRLLLFSASNRTDGSLRWFTVGGGLEPGETHEQAALRELREETGLANVDLGPEVWRGRPWTTTREGITYEVRQRYYLARVPSFTVDTSAFEEVERAAITGHRWWTAEELATTTDLLRPAGLPRLLGALIADGSPARPITVDG; encoded by the coding sequence ATGACGATGCCGGACGAGAAGCTCCCGCTCCGCCTGAGCGCGCGTGTGGTGTTGCTGGACGATGCCGATCGCCTGCTGCTCTTCTCCGCCAGCAACCGGACGGACGGCTCTCTGCGCTGGTTCACCGTCGGCGGTGGGCTGGAGCCGGGCGAGACCCATGAGCAGGCGGCCCTGCGCGAGCTGCGGGAGGAGACCGGGTTGGCCAACGTCGACCTGGGCCCCGAAGTCTGGCGCGGGCGTCCATGGACCACGACCCGAGAGGGCATTACGTACGAAGTCCGCCAGCGCTACTACCTGGCCCGGGTGCCTTCCTTCACGGTCGACACCTCTGCGTTCGAGGAAGTGGAGAGAGCCGCCATCACAGGACACCGATGGTGGACCGCCGAGGAACTGGCCACCACGACGGACTTGCTGAGACCGGCGGGGCTTCCAAGGCTGCTTGGTGCACTCATAGCGGACGGCTCACCAGCTCGGCCGATCACCGTAGACGGCTAG
- a CDS encoding acyl-CoA dehydrogenase: MAGSTDFDLYRPAEEHDMLRETVRSLAEAKIAPYAAAVDEEARFPQEALDALVAADLHAVHVPEEYGGAGADALATVIVIEEVARVCCSSSLIPAVNKLGSLPVILSGSEDLKKKYLGPLAKGDGMFSYCLSEPDAGSDAAGMKTRAVRDGDFWVLNGVKRWITNAGVSEYYTVMAVTDPTKRSKGISAFVVEKSDEGVSFGAPEKKLGIKGSPTREVYLDNVRIPADRMIGEEGTGFATAMKTLDHTRITIAAQALGVAQGALDYAKGYVQERKQFGKPIAEFQGVQFMLADMAMKIEAARQLTYAAAAKSERGDSDLTFAGAAAKCFASDVAMEVTTDAVQLLGGYGYTRDYPVERMMRDAKITQIYEGTNQVQRIVMARNLP; this comes from the coding sequence TTGGCGGGTTCGACCGATTTCGACCTGTACCGTCCGGCGGAGGAGCACGACATGCTCCGCGAGACGGTCCGCTCGCTCGCCGAAGCGAAGATCGCCCCGTACGCGGCAGCGGTCGACGAGGAGGCCCGCTTCCCGCAGGAGGCCCTCGACGCACTCGTCGCCGCCGACCTCCACGCGGTCCACGTGCCGGAGGAGTACGGCGGCGCCGGTGCCGACGCCCTCGCCACGGTCATCGTCATCGAGGAAGTGGCCCGCGTCTGCTGCTCCTCCTCCCTCATCCCGGCCGTGAACAAGCTGGGCTCGCTCCCGGTGATCCTCTCCGGCTCCGAGGACCTGAAGAAGAAGTACCTGGGCCCGCTCGCCAAGGGCGACGGAATGTTCTCGTACTGCCTCTCCGAGCCGGACGCGGGCTCCGACGCCGCCGGCATGAAGACCAGGGCCGTCCGCGACGGCGACTTCTGGGTCCTCAACGGCGTGAAGCGCTGGATCACCAACGCGGGCGTCTCCGAGTACTACACGGTCATGGCCGTCACCGACCCGACCAAGCGCTCGAAGGGCATCTCCGCCTTCGTCGTCGAGAAGTCCGACGAGGGCGTCTCCTTCGGTGCCCCGGAGAAGAAGCTCGGCATCAAGGGCTCCCCGACCCGCGAGGTCTACCTCGACAACGTCCGCATCCCCGCGGACCGCATGATCGGCGAGGAGGGCACGGGCTTCGCCACCGCGATGAAGACCCTGGACCACACCCGCATCACGATCGCGGCCCAGGCGCTCGGTGTCGCGCAGGGCGCCCTCGACTACGCCAAGGGCTACGTCCAGGAGCGCAAGCAGTTCGGCAAGCCGATCGCCGAGTTCCAGGGTGTGCAGTTCATGCTCGCGGACATGGCCATGAAGATCGAGGCCGCCCGCCAGCTCACGTACGCCGCCGCCGCCAAGTCGGAGCGCGGCGACAGCGACCTCACCTTCGCCGGTGCCGCGGCCAAGTGCTTCGCGTCGGACGTCGCGATGGAGGTCACCACGGACGCGGTCCAGCTGCTCGGCGGCTACGGCTACACCCGTGACTACCCGGTGGAGCGCATGATGCGCGACGCCAAGATCACGCAGATCTACGAGGGCACGAACCAGGTCCAGCGGATCGTGATGGCCCGCAACCTGCCGTAA
- a CDS encoding UDP-glucose dehydrogenase family protein, whose translation MALKITVIGTGYLGATHAAAMAELGFDVLGLDVVPEKIEMLSAGKVPMYEPGLEEILRKHVAGIEGSTGRLRFTTSWEEVGAFGDVHFVCVNTPQKHGEYACDMSYVDSAFESLAPQLTRPALVVGKSTVPVGSAARLAARLAELSPVGTDAELAWNPEFLREGFAVQDTLHPDRIVVGVESERAEKLLREVYAGPVGEGSPFVVTDYPTAELVKTSANSFLATKISFINAMAEVCEAADGDVVKLAEAIGHDERIGKKFLRAGIGFGGGCLPKDIRAFMARAGELGADQALTFLREVDSINMRRRGHMVELAREAVGGGSFLGQRVAVLGATFKPDSDDVRDSPALNVAGQIHLQGGQVTVYDPKGMDNARRLFPTLAYADSALDAVRGADVVLHLTEWRAFRELDPAELGEVASRRIILDGRNALDPALWREAGWTYRAMGRPKA comes from the coding sequence ATGGCCCTCAAGATCACCGTGATCGGCACCGGCTACCTCGGCGCCACCCACGCCGCGGCCATGGCGGAGCTGGGCTTCGACGTCCTGGGGCTCGACGTCGTGCCGGAGAAGATCGAGATGCTCTCGGCCGGCAAGGTGCCGATGTACGAGCCGGGCCTCGAAGAGATCCTGCGCAAGCACGTCGCGGGCATCGAGGGATCGACCGGGCGGCTGCGCTTCACCACCTCCTGGGAAGAGGTCGGCGCGTTCGGCGACGTCCACTTCGTCTGTGTGAACACTCCGCAGAAGCACGGCGAGTACGCCTGCGACATGAGCTACGTGGACAGCGCCTTCGAGTCGCTCGCACCCCAGCTGACCCGCCCTGCCCTCGTCGTCGGGAAGTCCACCGTGCCGGTGGGCTCCGCCGCACGGCTCGCGGCACGGCTGGCCGAGCTGTCGCCGGTGGGCACCGACGCGGAGCTGGCGTGGAACCCGGAGTTCCTGCGGGAGGGCTTCGCCGTCCAGGACACCCTGCACCCGGACCGGATCGTCGTCGGGGTGGAGAGCGAGCGGGCCGAGAAGCTGCTGCGCGAGGTCTACGCCGGACCGGTCGGGGAAGGGTCGCCGTTCGTCGTCACGGACTACCCGACCGCCGAGCTGGTGAAGACGTCCGCGAACTCCTTCCTCGCGACCAAGATCTCGTTCATCAACGCGATGGCCGAGGTCTGCGAAGCGGCCGACGGCGACGTCGTGAAGCTGGCCGAGGCCATCGGCCACGACGAGCGGATCGGGAAGAAGTTCCTGCGGGCCGGCATCGGCTTCGGCGGTGGCTGTCTGCCCAAGGACATCCGGGCGTTCATGGCCCGTGCGGGCGAGCTGGGCGCGGACCAGGCACTGACGTTCCTGCGTGAGGTCGACTCGATCAACATGCGGCGCCGCGGGCACATGGTCGAGCTGGCCCGGGAGGCCGTGGGCGGAGGCTCGTTCCTGGGGCAGCGGGTCGCGGTGCTCGGCGCCACGTTCAAGCCGGACTCCGACGACGTACGGGACTCGCCGGCGCTCAACGTGGCCGGTCAGATCCACCTTCAGGGCGGCCAGGTCACGGTGTACGACCCGAAGGGCATGGACAACGCGCGGCGGCTGTTCCCCACCCTGGCCTACGCGGACTCGGCGCTCGACGCCGTCCGCGGAGCGGATGTGGTGCTGCACCTCACCGAGTGGCGCGCCTTCCGCGAGCTGGACCCGGCGGAGCTGGGCGAAGTGGCGTCGCGGCGGATCATTCTGGACGGGCGCAACGCACTGGACCCGGCGCTGTGGCGCGAGGCCGGCTGGACGTACCGGGCCATGGGGCGCCCGAAGGCGTGA
- a CDS encoding dipeptidase, with the protein MADLQDDAATATAVGTLEADLAHISPLPSDTPAPVPPASAPPPSPSPPDPLARARELLALHPVVDGHNGLAHAVRSVPWCDLELGEESLDTDVPRLRAGGVGAQFWSLQVPADHLGDRAVSGTLDRIDLVGALVAQYPEALRLAHGSAEMSQARNCGRVAALLGPVSGHALDESLGTLRAFHALGVRSITLAGTRWTEGEDGLTRFGQEVVREMNRLGILADLTGASPGTMRRTLTVAKAPVVFSHSAARGLTDHPWNVPDDVLRMLRDNNGICMVSFAADQVARPHAEATIHDVADHLDRVRDLAGPDCVGLGAAYDTGTEHATTLTDVSGYPHLIAELLDRDWTESEIAGLTWGNAARVMREAEFTGRATRLRRPPSTATIEELDAVG; encoded by the coding sequence ATGGCAGATCTGCAGGACGATGCCGCAACCGCCACCGCGGTCGGCACACTCGAAGCGGACCTCGCGCACATATCCCCTCTCCCATCCGACACTCCCGCACCCGTCCCACCGGCCTCAGCGCCACCCCCGTCCCCCTCGCCGCCCGACCCGCTGGCTCGCGCCCGTGAACTGCTGGCGCTCCACCCCGTCGTCGACGGCCACAACGGACTGGCGCACGCCGTGCGCTCCGTCCCCTGGTGCGATCTCGAACTCGGTGAGGAGTCCCTGGACACCGACGTGCCCCGGCTCCGCGCCGGCGGGGTCGGCGCCCAGTTCTGGTCCCTTCAGGTCCCTGCGGATCACCTCGGTGACCGCGCGGTGAGTGGCACGCTCGACCGGATCGACCTGGTCGGCGCGCTCGTCGCCCAGTACCCCGAGGCACTGCGCCTGGCACACGGCAGCGCCGAGATGTCCCAGGCCCGCAACTGCGGTCGGGTCGCCGCACTGCTCGGCCCGGTCTCGGGCCACGCCCTCGACGAGTCGCTCGGCACGCTGCGGGCGTTCCACGCCCTCGGCGTACGGAGCATCACGCTCGCCGGTACCCGCTGGACCGAGGGCGAGGACGGGCTGACCCGCTTCGGCCAGGAGGTCGTACGGGAGATGAACCGGCTCGGCATCCTCGCCGACCTCACCGGGGCGTCCCCCGGGACGATGCGCCGGACGCTCACCGTGGCCAAGGCGCCGGTGGTCTTCTCGCACTCGGCGGCCCGCGGACTCACCGACCACCCGTGGAACGTCCCCGACGACGTGCTGCGCATGCTGCGCGACAACAACGGCATCTGCATGGTCAGCTTCGCCGCCGACCAGGTCGCCCGCCCGCACGCGGAGGCCACGATTCACGACGTCGCCGACCATCTGGACCGGGTACGCGACCTGGCGGGCCCGGACTGCGTCGGCCTCGGCGCCGCCTACGACACGGGCACCGAGCACGCCACGACGCTCACGGACGTCTCGGGCTACCCCCATCTGATCGCGGAGCTGCTGGACCGCGACTGGACGGAGTCCGAGATCGCGGGCCTCACGTGGGGCAACGCGGCGCGGGTCATGAGGGAAGCGGAATTCACCGGCCGGGCGACCCGCCTCCGCAGACCCCCGAGCACGGCCACGATCGAGGAACTCGACGCGGTGGGCTAG
- a CDS encoding dipeptidase — protein MDYLDRARELLAVHPVVDGHNDLPWALREQVGYDLDARDIATDLTGTLHTDIPRLRAGGVGAQFWSVYVRSDLAGDAAVSATLEQIDVVAELLARYPADLRRALTADDMETARAEGRIASLMGAEGGHSINNSLGTLRALHTLGVRYMTLTHNDNIDWADSATDVPRVGGLSAFGREVVREMNRIGMLVDLSHVAATTMRQALATSTAPVIFSHSSARAICDHPRNIPDDVLAQLPANGGVAMATFVPKFVLPAAVAWTLAADRNMREHGLHHLDTTSAAMRVHADFEAAYPRPEATVATIADHLDHMREVAGINHIGIGGDYDGTAFLPEGLRDVSGYPNLIAELLGRGWSDADLAKLTWRNAVRVLRDAEAVARDLSARYGPSHATIDEVDGRGL, from the coding sequence GTGGACTATCTGGACCGGGCCCGGGAGCTCCTCGCCGTCCACCCCGTCGTCGACGGCCACAACGACCTGCCGTGGGCGCTGCGCGAGCAGGTCGGCTACGACCTGGACGCACGCGACATCGCCACCGACCTGACCGGCACCCTGCACACCGACATCCCCCGGCTGCGCGCCGGCGGGGTCGGGGCCCAGTTCTGGTCGGTCTACGTCCGCAGCGACCTCGCCGGTGACGCCGCCGTCAGCGCCACCCTCGAACAGATCGACGTCGTCGCCGAGCTGCTGGCCCGCTACCCCGCGGACCTGCGGCGCGCCCTGACCGCCGACGACATGGAGACCGCCCGCGCCGAGGGCCGGATCGCCTCCCTGATGGGTGCCGAGGGCGGCCACTCCATCAACAACTCGCTGGGCACCCTGCGCGCCCTGCACACCCTCGGCGTGCGCTACATGACGCTGACGCACAACGACAACATCGACTGGGCGGACTCGGCGACCGACGTCCCGCGCGTCGGTGGCCTGTCGGCGTTCGGCCGCGAGGTCGTACGCGAGATGAACCGCATCGGCATGCTGGTCGACCTCTCGCACGTGGCGGCCACGACCATGCGCCAGGCGCTCGCCACCTCCACCGCGCCGGTGATCTTCTCGCACTCCTCGGCCCGCGCGATCTGCGACCACCCGCGCAACATCCCCGACGACGTGCTGGCACAGCTCCCCGCCAACGGCGGCGTGGCCATGGCGACCTTCGTGCCGAAGTTCGTCCTCCCGGCAGCCGTCGCCTGGACTCTGGCCGCCGACCGCAACATGCGCGAGCACGGCCTGCACCACCTGGACACCACCTCGGCCGCCATGCGCGTGCACGCCGACTTCGAGGCGGCCTACCCCCGCCCCGAGGCCACCGTCGCCACGATCGCCGACCACCTCGACCACATGCGCGAGGTCGCCGGCATCAACCACATCGGCATCGGCGGCGACTACGACGGCACCGCCTTCCTCCCGGAGGGCCTGCGGGACGTCTCCGGCTACCCGAACCTGATCGCGGAGCTCCTCGGCCGCGGCTGGTCCGACGCCGACCTCGCCAAGCTGACCTGGCGGAACGCGGTGCGGGTGCTGCGCGACGCGGAGGCCGTCGCCCGCGACCTCAGCGCCCGCTACGGCCCCTCCCACGCCACGATCGACGAAGTGGACGGGCGCGGGCTCTGA
- the purE gene encoding 5-(carboxyamino)imidazole ribonucleotide mutase codes for MTSPGTAPVIGIVMGSDSDWPVMEAAAKALDEFEIPYEVDVVSAHRMAREMIAYGEQAADRGLKAIIAGAGGAAHLPGMLASVTPLPVIGVPVPLKYLDGMDSLMSIVQMPAGVPVATVSIGGARNAGLLAARILAAHDSELLGRMKDFQQELNDQATEKGKRLRAKVEGSDSFGFGK; via the coding sequence ATGACCTCCCCCGGTACCGCCCCTGTCATCGGCATCGTCATGGGCTCGGATTCCGACTGGCCCGTCATGGAAGCAGCCGCGAAGGCCCTCGACGAGTTCGAGATCCCCTACGAGGTCGACGTCGTCTCCGCCCACCGCATGGCCCGCGAGATGATCGCGTACGGCGAGCAGGCCGCCGACCGCGGGCTCAAGGCGATCATCGCGGGCGCCGGCGGCGCGGCCCACCTGCCCGGCATGCTCGCCTCCGTGACCCCGCTGCCCGTCATCGGCGTCCCCGTCCCGCTGAAGTACCTGGACGGCATGGACAGCCTCATGTCCATCGTGCAGATGCCCGCCGGAGTCCCGGTCGCCACCGTCTCCATCGGGGGCGCGCGCAACGCGGGTCTGCTCGCCGCACGCATCCTCGCCGCCCACGACAGCGAGCTGCTGGGCCGGATGAAGGACTTCCAGCAGGAGCTGAACGACCAGGCCACAGAGAAGGGGAAACGGCTTCGGGCCAAGGTCGAGGGCTCCGACTCCTTCGGCTTCGGGAAGTAG
- a CDS encoding 5-(carboxyamino)imidazole ribonucleotide synthase has product MTFPVVGMVGGGQLARMTHEAGIPLGLKFKLLSDTPQDSAAQVVSEVVIGDYRDLDTLRAFARGCDVITFDHEHVPTEHLRALEADGIPVRPGPDALVHAQDKGVMRAKLTEIGAPCPRHRIVRDPADAAAFAAEVGGFPVILKTVRGGYDGKGVWVVRSEEDAAEPFRAGVAVLAEEKVDFVRELAANIVRSPHGQAVAYPVVESIQVDGVCDTVIAPAPELDERLAGEAQQLALRIAAELGVVGHLAVELFETADGRILVNELAMRPHNSGHWTQDGAITSQFANHVRAVLDLPLGDPRPRATWTVMCNVLGGDYPDMYQAYLHCMARDPQLKIHMYGKDVKPGRKVGHVNTYGDDLADVRERARHAADYLRGTITE; this is encoded by the coding sequence GTGACGTTCCCGGTAGTCGGCATGGTCGGCGGCGGTCAGCTCGCCCGTATGACCCACGAGGCGGGTATCCCCCTCGGCCTGAAATTCAAGCTCCTCAGTGACACCCCTCAGGACTCGGCGGCCCAGGTGGTGAGCGAAGTCGTCATCGGCGACTATCGCGACCTGGACACGCTGCGAGCCTTCGCGCGCGGTTGCGACGTGATCACCTTCGATCACGAGCACGTGCCGACGGAGCATCTGCGGGCCCTGGAGGCGGACGGTATCCCCGTGCGCCCCGGCCCCGACGCCCTGGTGCACGCCCAGGACAAGGGGGTGATGCGTGCCAAGCTCACCGAGATCGGCGCGCCCTGCCCCCGCCACCGCATCGTGCGGGACCCGGCCGACGCCGCGGCCTTCGCGGCCGAGGTCGGGGGCTTCCCCGTGATCCTCAAGACGGTCCGCGGCGGCTACGACGGCAAGGGCGTGTGGGTCGTGCGCTCCGAGGAGGACGCCGCCGAGCCGTTCCGCGCCGGTGTCGCCGTCCTCGCCGAGGAGAAGGTCGACTTCGTACGGGAGCTGGCGGCCAACATCGTCCGCTCGCCGCACGGCCAGGCCGTCGCCTACCCGGTCGTCGAGTCGATCCAGGTCGACGGCGTCTGCGACACGGTCATCGCCCCGGCCCCCGAGCTGGACGAGCGCCTCGCCGGCGAGGCCCAGCAGCTCGCCCTCCGTATCGCCGCCGAACTCGGAGTCGTCGGCCACCTCGCCGTCGAGCTCTTCGAGACGGCGGACGGCCGCATCCTGGTCAACGAACTGGCGATGCGCCCGCACAACTCCGGGCACTGGACCCAGGACGGTGCGATCACCTCGCAGTTCGCCAACCACGTGCGAGCCGTCCTGGACCTCCCGCTCGGCGACCCGCGCCCGCGCGCCACGTGGACGGTCATGTGCAACGTCCTCGGCGGGGACTACCCGGACATGTACCAGGCATACCTGCACTGCATGGCCCGCGACCCGCAGCTCAAGATCCACATGTACGGCAAGGACGTGAAGCCCGGCCGCAAGGTCGGACACGTCAACACCTACGGCGACGACCTGGCGGACGTGCGGGAGCGCGCCCGGCACGCGGCCGACTACCTGCGAGGAACAATCACCGAATGA
- a CDS encoding GtrA family protein, translating to MDERGALRSRVERLGREVAKFGAVGAVGVLVNIGVSNLIWRTTDIPVVRAGLMATCVAILFNYVGFRYWTYRDRDKSGRTRELMLFLAFSAVGAVIEVGVLYAATYWFGWDTPLQNNIFKIVGIGIATLFRFWSYRTWVFRALPAKETVLNAESFLKQDRVEAVPPAGPVPLVQQVTRTEPDPAHQ from the coding sequence ATGGACGAACGTGGCGCCTTGCGATCCCGCGTCGAGCGGCTGGGCCGGGAGGTCGCCAAGTTCGGCGCGGTCGGCGCGGTCGGGGTCCTGGTCAACATCGGCGTCTCCAACCTGATCTGGCGCACCACGGACATTCCGGTGGTCCGGGCCGGCCTCATGGCGACCTGCGTGGCCATCCTCTTCAACTACGTGGGCTTCCGTTACTGGACCTACCGCGACCGCGACAAGAGCGGCCGGACGCGGGAGCTGATGCTCTTCCTCGCGTTCAGCGCCGTGGGTGCGGTGATCGAGGTCGGTGTGCTGTACGCGGCGACGTACTGGTTCGGCTGGGACACCCCGCTCCAGAACAACATCTTCAAGATCGTCGGCATCGGGATCGCCACGCTGTTCCGGTTCTGGTCGTACCGCACCTGGGTGTTCAGGGCGCTGCCTGCCAAAGAGACCGTGCTGAACGCGGAGAGCTTTCTGAAGCAGGACCGCGTGGAGGCGGTCCCTCCGGCAGGGCCCGTTCCGCTGGTGCAGCAGGTGACGCGGACGGAGCCCGACCCCGCCCACCAGTAG
- a CDS encoding ATP-binding protein, translating into MRRRLINSTLAVVLVVIAVFGVSLVIVETRTISASAQESVDSEALRLISVVDSRLLGEERITTGVLAEQVDSDRYARVEIPGRAPIEVGERPGGSVIRSTATGEQGEKVTVEESRSAVTRELGRTLLIIGAVALLAIVSAVLLAVRQANRLASPLTDLAETAERLGSGDPRPRHKRYGVPELDRVADVLDSSAERIARMLTAERRLAADASHQLRTPLTALSMRIEEISVTDDLETVKEEANIALTQVERLTDVVERLLTNSRDPRTGSAVVFDLDEIIKQQIEEWRPAYRSAGRAVVCSGKHGLRAVGTPGAVAQVLAALIENSLMHGGGTVALRTRVTGNQVVVEVTDEGPGVPADLGARIFERTISGRNSTGIGLAVARDLAEADGGRLELLQQQPPVFALFLSRVARKRKDPDRPVR; encoded by the coding sequence ATGCGCCGCCGACTGATCAATTCCACGCTCGCCGTGGTGCTCGTGGTGATCGCCGTCTTCGGCGTCTCCCTCGTCATCGTGGAGACCCGCACCATCAGCGCCAGCGCCCAGGAGAGCGTCGACTCCGAGGCGCTGCGGCTGATCAGCGTCGTCGACAGCAGGCTCCTCGGCGAGGAGCGGATCACCACGGGCGTACTGGCCGAGCAGGTCGACTCCGACCGCTACGCACGGGTCGAGATCCCCGGCCGGGCCCCCATCGAGGTCGGTGAGCGCCCCGGCGGCAGCGTCATCCGCAGTACGGCGACGGGGGAGCAGGGCGAGAAGGTCACGGTCGAGGAGTCCCGTTCGGCCGTCACCCGCGAGCTCGGCCGCACCCTGCTGATCATCGGCGCGGTGGCGCTGCTCGCGATCGTCTCCGCGGTGCTCCTCGCCGTACGCCAGGCCAACCGGCTGGCCTCACCGCTGACCGACCTCGCCGAGACGGCCGAACGCCTCGGATCCGGCGACCCCCGCCCCCGCCACAAGCGGTACGGGGTCCCGGAGCTGGACCGCGTCGCCGACGTCCTCGACTCCTCCGCCGAACGGATCGCCCGGATGCTGACGGCGGAACGGCGCCTCGCCGCCGACGCCTCCCACCAGCTCCGCACCCCGCTCACCGCACTCTCCATGCGGATCGAGGAGATCTCCGTCACCGACGACCTGGAAACGGTGAAGGAGGAGGCCAACATCGCCCTGACCCAGGTCGAGCGGCTGACCGACGTGGTGGAGCGGCTGCTGACGAACTCCCGAGATCCGCGCACCGGCTCCGCCGTCGTCTTCGATCTCGACGAGATCATCAAGCAGCAGATCGAGGAGTGGCGGCCCGCCTACCGCAGCGCGGGCCGTGCCGTCGTCTGCTCCGGCAAGCACGGGCTGCGGGCCGTCGGCACTCCCGGTGCGGTGGCCCAGGTGCTCGCCGCGCTGATCGAGAACTCGCTGATGCACGGGGGCGGTACCGTCGCCCTGCGTACCCGCGTCACGGGCAACCAGGTGGTCGTCGAGGTGACGGACGAGGGGCCCGGTGTACCCGCCGACCTCGGTGCGCGGATCTTCGAGCGCACCATCAGTGGCCGCAACTCGACGGGGATCGGCCTCGCCGTCGCCAGGGACCTCGCGGAGGCGGACGGCGGGCGGCTCGAACTGCTCCAGCAGCAGCCCCCGGTCTTCGCCCTCTTCCTCAGCAGGGTGGCCAGGAAGCGCAAGGACCCGGACCGCCCGGTGCGCTGA